A genomic region of uncultured Roseibium sp. contains the following coding sequences:
- a CDS encoding heme lyase CcmF/NrfE family subunit → MIIEFGHFCLVLALIVAVLQSVVPLWGVRTDNAAAMRFADHAAEIQFLATATAFAVLTYAYVVSDFSVLNVALNSHSAKPMLYKVTGVWANHEGSMLLWVLILTLFSVLIAFFGKAIPVSVRSIVLAVQAMIGVGFLAFILLTSNPFARIANPPLDGQGMNPLLQDPGVAFHPPLLYLGYVGFSTAFSFAIAALVRGQVDPSWARWMRPWVLLAWSGLTAGIALGSWWAYYELGWGGFWFWDPVENASFMPWLLGTALLHSAIVVEKRAALLSWTILLAILTFALSLIGTFLVRSGILSSVHAFANDPERGVFILFLLALAIGGALTLFALRASEIREGGTFATISRETGLLMNNVLLSACTVTVFVGTLFPLFLDVATGDKITVGAPYFNRTFLPIFAGVVLLAAIGPFLSWKRANVRKLRKDVLVTSLVTALVGIVLLILFGAPDPVSVFGVAIAIFLGVATLFDLARRAGAGTARWSSIPRRLAGLPLSAWGLCLGHLGLAVASAGVVAASLWSIEEIQTVTPGVPVDVGSYQYTLAGVENGMGPNYRTSVATVLVSRNGQEVTTLHPERRWYPVEQKPTTEAGIETRWHGDFYAVLGDPAANGQFVTRFYYNPGVPWMWLGAFLISISGLVSLADRRLRLGVPTPSRKASLHPQPAE, encoded by the coding sequence GTCTCCGACTTTTCGGTGCTGAACGTCGCTCTGAACAGTCACTCGGCCAAGCCGATGCTGTACAAGGTGACGGGCGTCTGGGCGAACCACGAAGGTTCGATGCTGCTCTGGGTCCTGATCCTGACGCTCTTCAGCGTGCTGATCGCCTTCTTCGGCAAGGCCATCCCGGTCAGCGTGCGTTCCATCGTCCTGGCAGTACAGGCGATGATCGGTGTCGGATTTCTGGCCTTTATCCTGCTGACGTCCAATCCGTTCGCACGTATTGCCAATCCGCCCCTCGACGGTCAGGGCATGAACCCGTTGCTGCAGGACCCGGGCGTCGCCTTTCATCCGCCCCTGCTCTATCTCGGCTATGTCGGCTTTTCGACGGCCTTCTCCTTCGCGATTGCCGCGCTTGTGCGCGGTCAGGTCGATCCGAGCTGGGCGCGCTGGATGAGGCCCTGGGTTCTCCTCGCCTGGTCGGGACTGACAGCGGGCATCGCGCTTGGCAGCTGGTGGGCCTATTACGAGCTCGGCTGGGGTGGCTTCTGGTTCTGGGATCCGGTCGAAAACGCATCGTTCATGCCGTGGCTACTCGGAACCGCCCTGCTGCATTCGGCGATCGTCGTCGAAAAGCGCGCCGCGCTTTTGAGCTGGACAATTCTCCTTGCCATCCTGACCTTCGCCCTCAGCCTGATCGGCACCTTCCTGGTGCGTTCGGGCATCCTGTCCTCGGTTCATGCCTTCGCCAACGATCCCGAGCGCGGGGTCTTTATCCTGTTTCTTCTGGCCCTTGCCATCGGTGGCGCACTCACGCTGTTTGCCCTCCGGGCCTCCGAGATCAGGGAGGGCGGAACCTTCGCGACCATTTCGCGTGAAACCGGGCTGCTCATGAACAATGTCCTCCTGAGCGCCTGCACGGTGACGGTCTTTGTCGGCACGCTGTTCCCGCTCTTCCTGGACGTGGCGACCGGTGACAAGATCACGGTCGGTGCTCCCTACTTCAACAGGACGTTCCTGCCGATATTCGCCGGCGTCGTTCTTCTTGCGGCGATCGGCCCGTTCCTCTCCTGGAAGCGCGCCAACGTCCGCAAGCTGCGCAAGGACGTCCTGGTCACGAGCCTGGTCACCGCCCTTGTCGGCATCGTGCTGCTCATTCTGTTCGGAGCGCCCGATCCGGTCAGCGTTTTCGGCGTTGCCATCGCGATCTTTCTGGGCGTTGCGACGCTCTTTGATCTGGCCAGGCGTGCCGGAGCCGGAACGGCCAGGTGGTCCAGCATTCCCCGCCGGCTTGCCGGCCTGCCGCTGTCCGCATGGGGTCTTTGCCTGGGACATCTCGGCCTGGCTGTCGCCTCTGCCGGTGTGGTCGCTGCCTCCCTGTGGAGCATCGAGGAAATTCAGACCGTGACACCGGGCGTTCCGGTTGACGTCGGGTCCTATCAGTACACGCTTGCCGGGGTCGAAAACGGCATGGGACCAAACTACCGCACATCCGTTGCAACGGTTTTGGTCAGCAGAAACGGCCAGGAAGTCACCACCCTTCATCCGGAACGCCGCTGGTACCCGGTGGAGCAGAAACCGACCACGGAGGCCGGTATTGAGACGCGCTGGCATGGCGATTTCTACGCCGTTCTTGGCGATCCGGCCGCAAACGGCCAGTTCGTGACCCGTTTCTACTACAATCCCGGGGTTCCCTGGATGTGGCTGGGCGCGTTCCTGATTTCGATATCCGGTCTTGTTTCCCTGGCCGACCGGCGGCTGCGCCTTGGGGTTCCGACACCCTCGCGCAAGGCGTCCCTGCACCCGCAACCGGCGGAATAG
- a CDS encoding cytochrome c-type biogenesis protein, translating into MRTLFGSFLAGLLSILALLAVLSGPALAVDGDEMFADPVREARAREVGRQLRCLVCQNQSIFDSNSGLAKDLRVLVRTRMTEGDSDAEILSYIADRYGDYVLLQPRLSIGNAILWAAPILALMFGLAAMALYLRSRGTGRPDVSLTENEREAARKLLREGRS; encoded by the coding sequence ATGCGCACTCTGTTCGGGTCATTCCTTGCCGGATTGCTGTCGATCCTGGCCCTTCTCGCCGTTCTATCCGGTCCGGCACTGGCGGTCGATGGCGACGAGATGTTCGCCGATCCGGTCAGGGAAGCACGTGCGCGGGAGGTCGGACGCCAGCTGCGATGCCTCGTCTGCCAGAACCAGTCGATTTTCGATTCCAATTCGGGCCTCGCCAAGGATCTGCGTGTTCTGGTCAGGACGCGCATGACCGAGGGCGACTCGGATGCCGAAATCCTCTCCTACATCGCCGACCGCTACGGCGACTACGTGCTGTTGCAGCCAAGGCTTTCGATCGGGAACGCCATTCTCTGGGCAGCGCCCATCCTCGCCCTGATGTTCGGCCTTGCGGCGATGGCGCTTTACCTGAGATCGCGCGGCACGGGCCGCCCGGACGTTTCCTTGACTGAAAACGAGCGCGAAGCCGCGCGCAAACTCTTGCGGGAAGGACGGTCATGA
- the ccmI gene encoding c-type cytochrome biogenesis protein CcmI, with amino-acid sequence MTMFWILSSTALFLCAAWLAYPFLRRTEIERDETDAALTIYRDQADEIRRDLESGLISRQEFDAAQREIEARALKAARHSVGGMSVTRRSPLTAGVVVAALIAGSAAGYAWLGTAGAGDRPLAGRKTEALVQKAQAGDIGSRIELLVETVQKHPDSFEDWWLLARSYAATGDNASAADAYRRAAELSGNDPGVLSAYAEAMTLANGNKVPQAARILFQQIRAETGDPRARYYLALAKAQAQDFDGALQDWAALAAESDPDAPWMPLVRRDIVNMARFTERDVSEYLPDASRAELNKAAGKQTDADQFALLRRATALDKQLENDPSDYKGWQELAGIRAALGDTQKAKAALEAARDRFSAAPFILSKLDATAADLGLDLVPGTSATNGPSQEDIAAAQDMSAEDQARMIEGMVAGLAAKLEDNPDNPDGWVMLVRSYSHLGETGKAAEAMARASAHYSDNPEILAKIRENVASLVQ; translated from the coding sequence ATGACCATGTTCTGGATACTCTCTTCAACCGCTCTTTTTCTGTGCGCTGCGTGGCTGGCCTATCCCTTCCTGCGAAGGACCGAAATAGAGCGCGATGAAACCGACGCTGCGCTCACCATCTATCGGGATCAGGCCGACGAAATCCGGCGAGACCTGGAGTCCGGTCTGATTTCAAGACAGGAATTCGATGCCGCCCAGCGCGAAATCGAGGCCCGGGCACTGAAAGCCGCGCGCCACTCGGTGGGCGGCATGTCGGTGACCCGCAGGTCCCCCCTGACAGCAGGTGTCGTTGTTGCCGCGCTCATTGCCGGCTCTGCCGCAGGTTATGCCTGGCTCGGTACGGCAGGAGCCGGGGACCGTCCGCTGGCTGGCCGCAAAACGGAGGCACTTGTGCAAAAGGCGCAAGCCGGAGATATCGGCAGCCGGATCGAACTCCTCGTCGAAACGGTGCAGAAACATCCAGACTCCTTCGAAGACTGGTGGTTGCTGGCAAGGAGCTACGCGGCGACCGGCGACAATGCCTCTGCCGCCGATGCCTACCGCCGGGCCGCGGAGCTTTCCGGAAATGATCCGGGTGTCCTGTCCGCCTACGCGGAGGCCATGACGCTTGCGAACGGCAACAAGGTGCCCCAGGCGGCCAGGATCCTGTTTCAGCAGATCCGCGCCGAAACGGGCGATCCGCGTGCGCGCTATTATCTGGCGCTCGCCAAGGCACAGGCACAGGACTTTGACGGTGCGCTTCAGGACTGGGCAGCGCTCGCCGCCGAATCCGATCCCGATGCCCCCTGGATGCCGCTCGTGCGGCGTGACATCGTCAACATGGCCCGCTTTACCGAACGCGATGTATCGGAGTATCTGCCGGACGCCAGCCGTGCGGAGCTCAACAAGGCGGCTGGAAAACAGACGGACGCCGACCAGTTCGCGCTTCTGCGCCGGGCCACCGCCCTGGACAAACAGCTGGAGAATGATCCCTCGGATTACAAAGGGTGGCAGGAACTCGCCGGGATCCGGGCTGCGCTCGGCGATACGCAGAAAGCCAAGGCCGCTCTTGAAGCCGCCAGAGACCGATTTTCCGCGGCCCCCTTCATCCTCTCAAAACTCGATGCAACCGCGGCTGACCTGGGTCTGGATCTGGTTCCAGGCACCAGCGCCACCAACGGGCCCAGCCAGGAAGACATTGCCGCAGCCCAGGACATGTCCGCCGAAGATCAAGCCAGGATGATCGAGGGCATGGTCGCCGGTCTTGCGGCCAAGCTGGAGGACAATCCCGACAATCCGGACGGTTGGGTGATGCTCGTGCGCTCCTATTCCCACCTGGGAGAAACCGGCAAGGCCGCGGAAGCAATGGCAAGGGCAAGTGCGCACTATTCGGACAATCCCGAGATCCTGGCAAAGATCCGGGAGAACGTTGCCAGTCTCGTGCAATAG
- a CDS encoding YdiU family protein, translated as MNANPPLFQFDNSYARDLEGFYVAWEGAKVPEPQIALFNSELAQELGLDAKSLDTPYGARIFAGIESPEGASPLAQVYAGHQFGGFSPQLGDGRALLLGEVIDRDGNRRDIQLKGSGPTPFSRGGDGKAVVGPVLREYIIGEAMHALGIPTTRALAAVTTGETIYREGPKPGAVLTRIAGSHLRVGTFQFFAARGETDKVRQLADYAIARHDPDLAGTDDRYLKLFSGVMQRQADLIAHWVLVGFVHGVMNTDNTTISGETIDYGPCAFIDAYDPAVVFSSIDHGGRYAFGRQPVIAQWNLARLAEALLALIDPDDLDKAVERVSEELGRFPDLFKTAWLNGMRAKLGLRTEAEGDQDLADALLAQMQEHGIDYTLFFRKLSDAAGGDSRPVLGLFPEENGLEAWLSRWNQRLDGESDSPEDTRQRMNSANPVYIPRNHKVEEALVAAESGDYNPAQRLLGVLADPFVEREGLEAYAGPAPAELGPYRTFCGT; from the coding sequence ATGAACGCCAATCCGCCGCTCTTTCAATTCGACAACAGCTACGCCCGCGATCTCGAGGGGTTTTATGTCGCCTGGGAAGGCGCGAAGGTTCCGGAGCCACAGATCGCGCTGTTCAACTCGGAACTCGCACAGGAGCTCGGGCTGGATGCGAAGTCCCTCGACACGCCCTACGGCGCAAGGATCTTCGCGGGCATCGAAAGCCCGGAAGGTGCGTCCCCGCTTGCACAGGTTTATGCCGGTCACCAGTTCGGCGGGTTTTCACCCCAGCTCGGCGATGGACGCGCCCTCCTGCTCGGCGAGGTCATTGACCGAGACGGCAACCGGCGCGACATCCAGCTGAAGGGGTCCGGTCCGACCCCGTTTTCGCGCGGCGGCGACGGCAAGGCGGTCGTCGGTCCGGTGCTGCGCGAATACATCATCGGCGAGGCCATGCACGCGCTCGGCATTCCGACGACACGGGCGCTTGCCGCGGTGACAACAGGAGAAACGATTTACCGGGAAGGTCCGAAGCCTGGGGCCGTCCTGACGCGCATTGCCGGCAGCCACCTGCGCGTCGGCACGTTTCAGTTCTTCGCGGCCCGCGGCGAGACCGACAAGGTGCGCCAGCTTGCCGATTATGCCATCGCCCGTCACGATCCGGACCTGGCGGGCACGGACGACCGCTACCTGAAACTCTTTTCCGGCGTGATGCAGCGTCAGGCTGACCTGATCGCGCACTGGGTCCTGGTCGGCTTCGTTCACGGCGTCATGAACACGGACAACACGACAATCTCCGGAGAGACGATCGACTACGGCCCCTGTGCCTTCATCGATGCCTACGACCCGGCGGTCGTGTTCAGTTCGATCGACCATGGCGGGCGCTACGCCTTTGGCCGGCAGCCGGTGATCGCGCAATGGAACCTTGCGCGTCTTGCCGAGGCCCTGCTCGCCCTGATCGATCCGGACGATCTGGACAAGGCTGTCGAACGGGTCAGCGAAGAACTCGGCCGTTTTCCGGACCTCTTCAAAACGGCGTGGCTGAACGGGATGCGCGCCAAACTCGGTCTGCGCACCGAGGCCGAAGGAGATCAGGATCTGGCGGACGCGCTGTTGGCGCAGATGCAGGAACACGGTATCGACTACACCCTGTTTTTCCGCAAGCTGTCCGACGCAGCCGGTGGTGATTCCAGACCGGTCCTTGGCCTGTTCCCGGAAGAGAACGGTTTGGAGGCCTGGCTTTCCCGCTGGAACCAGAGGCTTGACGGGGAATCGGACAGCCCAGAAGACACAAGGCAACGGATGAACAGCGCGAACCCGGTCTACATTCCCCGTAACCACAAGGTTGAGGAAGCGCTCGTTGCAGCGGAATCCGGAGACTATAACCCGGCCCAGAGGCTGCTGGGTGTGCTCGCCGATCCGTTTGTCGAGCGTGAGGGTTTGGAGGCATATGCCGGCCCGGCGCCTGCGGAGCTCGGCCCCTATCGCACATTTTGTGGAACCTGA
- a CDS encoding TetR/AcrR family transcriptional regulator, with product MAGIQKAKSEETQRRVLEAAVKAVEAGGLESVQIRKIAADAGYSVGSVYKHYEDQDALVTAVDTVTLARIKAAMAAAVEGVSDPLEQLKALARAYLTFAQEHRNLWRTLFALKMAEGAPTPEIHVQELVDLLAFIARPLHQLEGGLDDDALAARTRTCFAALHGLVAISLEDRFVGLTENTLDREMMFLVERLAGR from the coding sequence ATGGCCGGCATTCAAAAGGCTAAGAGCGAGGAAACGCAGCGGCGGGTTCTGGAAGCTGCGGTCAAGGCCGTCGAAGCAGGTGGCTTGGAGTCGGTGCAGATCCGCAAGATCGCGGCCGATGCGGGATACTCGGTCGGCTCGGTCTACAAGCACTACGAGGATCAGGATGCGCTGGTAACCGCAGTCGATACGGTCACCCTGGCCCGGATCAAGGCGGCGATGGCGGCAGCCGTGGAGGGGGTGTCAGATCCGCTCGAGCAGTTGAAGGCGCTGGCGCGGGCCTATCTGACCTTCGCGCAGGAGCACCGCAACCTGTGGCGCACGCTGTTTGCGCTCAAGATGGCGGAAGGGGCTCCGACACCGGAGATCCATGTGCAGGAACTCGTCGATCTTCTTGCCTTCATTGCAAGGCCCTTGCATCAGCTGGAAGGCGGTCTCGATGATGACGCGCTTGCCGCGCGCACGCGTACCTGTTTCGCAGCGCTCCACGGTCTCGTTGCGATCAGTCTTGAGGACCGGTTTGTCGGCCTCACGGAAAACACGCTCGACAGGGAGATGATGTTTCTTGTCGAACGACTGGCGGGCCGCTAA
- a CDS encoding PspA/IM30 family protein: protein MLEPLISQLKALFAGTGFAPRDGRSLQDLDTSIRSAAFAVRTAQAALAKAKAEQAMDRKRLRQLNESIEDLENRARNALLKGAEQLAREAAEAIAVQEDEKAALEASISSFDQDLLSLTDQLHRTQARLRALKRGERTAEVREQIHKAHSLGTGAGQSALSRAEEQLEEISEHQERNQLADREFAALCPAEKPDALIERLADAGCGAPVRTQAEDVLARLKSDMPLMIQNQH from the coding sequence ATGCTCGAACCGCTTATCAGCCAATTGAAGGCCCTTTTTGCCGGCACCGGCTTCGCGCCGCGTGACGGCAGATCCCTGCAGGACCTGGATACCAGTATTCGCAGCGCGGCCTTTGCCGTTCGCACCGCACAGGCAGCCCTGGCCAAGGCGAAGGCCGAACAGGCAATGGACCGCAAGCGTCTGAGACAATTGAACGAATCAATTGAGGACCTGGAAAACCGCGCGCGCAACGCCCTGCTGAAAGGTGCTGAACAGCTTGCGCGGGAGGCCGCGGAAGCCATTGCCGTACAGGAAGACGAAAAGGCCGCACTAGAAGCATCGATCAGTTCCTTCGACCAGGATCTTCTTTCCCTGACCGACCAGTTGCACCGGACGCAGGCCAGATTGCGGGCGCTGAAGCGCGGTGAGCGCACCGCCGAAGTCCGCGAGCAGATTCACAAGGCACATTCCCTTGGCACCGGCGCAGGACAGTCGGCGCTCAGCCGCGCCGAGGAACAGCTGGAAGAGATCTCCGAACACCAGGAGCGCAACCAGCTTGCGGACCGGGAATTTGCTGCGCTTTGCCCTGCGGAGAAACCGGATGCCCTGATCGAAAGACTCGCGGATGCGGGTTGCGGAGCGCCGGTCAGAACCCAGGCCGAGGACGTGCTTGCCCGCCTGAAATCCGACATGCCCCTGATGATTCAAAACCAGCATTGA
- a CDS encoding YiaA/YiaB family inner membrane protein: MQDTQIKQSSNWMIFTAVSFSVAAIMMALGIYNLEASFSAKGFYAMASLMLVHTTVTLTKTLRDRDEAEKLHNRLEDAKTEKLLMDISRPDQD; the protein is encoded by the coding sequence ATGCAGGACACGCAGATCAAACAATCCAGCAACTGGATGATTTTCACGGCCGTCAGCTTCAGCGTCGCGGCCATCATGATGGCGCTCGGTATCTACAATCTGGAGGCCAGCTTTTCCGCCAAGGGGTTCTACGCCATGGCCTCCCTCATGCTGGTGCACACGACCGTTACCCTGACCAAGACACTCCGGGACCGGGACGAAGCGGAGAAACTGCACAACCGGCTCGAAGACGCCAAGACCGAGAAACTGCTTATGGACATCAGCAGACCGGATCAGGACTGA
- a CDS encoding acyl-[ACP]--phospholipid O-acyltransferase, with protein MRTPLITSKRFAPLFWTQFLSAFNDNFLKNTMVFLVLFQVVATGADTGSAGALIAMAGAVFIAPYLFLSALGGELADKYDKSILARRTKAIEIAGAGIAVVGMLTASLPILFAALFLFGSMSALFSPVKYGLLPEHLESDELPRANAWIEAGTFLAILTGTITAGLVFAVDAPSLIFAPAMILLAFSCYGMSRQIPRSAAASPDLKVDWNLFTSTWRILGDLAGNRQLFKVALMNAWFWLVGSIVLAMLPLIVKDVLGGDENAVTYFLTVFAVSIGIGSALAAWLSAGRVVLLPAPVGTLLIALFSADIAWTLSSLPEAAPAAGLLELLGREGTVRLTVDMAGLAISGALLVVPTFTALQTWAKPETRARRIAGSNALGAALMALGGITLAAAQRAGVSVSAIMAMLSGLSAVVAVLMLKALPTNPMRDAISILYRAIFRVDIKGLENLEKAGDAPILALNHVSYLDAGLALTLTDRSPTFAIDYNIAQRWWVRPFLTLANALPINPAKPLATRSLIKVVRSGEPMVIFPEGRLTVTGSLMKVYDGAAMVADKTGAMIVPIRIDGLEKTPFSYLNPNQIRKRLFPKVKVTIMEPKRLELPEDLKGRKRRAAAGSSLYQIMSELMFETSLAADKTIVDQVIATAKERGGSQTALEDPLSGPMSYGKLLTGVSVLGRKIMARTKGEETVGIMLPNANGSAVTVLATMSAGKVPAMLNFTAGPESVLSACRTANVRTVLTSRTFVRQAKLEDLTEKLAPHVNIIWLDELRKEIGLFEKLRGALTRNRPLVERSSSDTAVILFTSGSEGTPKGVVLTHRNILANANQAASRIDFSASDKVFNVLPMFHSFGLTAGTILPLVSGVPTFLYPSPLHYRIIPELIYSSNATILFGTDTFLNGYARVAHAYDFRSLRYCFAGAEPVKQSTRQIYMDRFGVRVLEGYGVTETAPVIALNTPMFSKPGTVGKLMPGMQARLEPVPGVEDGGRLLVSGPNVMVGYLKADKPGEIQPLADGWHDTGDIVAIDEEGYITIKGRAKRFAKIGGEMVSLAAVEAVAAQVWPDNLSAVAAVKDPRKGERLVLITDCPDATRDDFLKVAKARGAQDLMIPAEVRTVEEVPLLGTGKIDFNGVTRLVTGEGTVPDAA; from the coding sequence ATGCGCACACCCTTGATCACCTCAAAGCGGTTCGCCCCGCTTTTCTGGACCCAGTTCCTGTCCGCGTTCAACGACAATTTTCTGAAGAACACGATGGTATTCCTGGTGCTGTTTCAGGTCGTCGCAACAGGCGCTGACACCGGCAGCGCCGGCGCTCTGATAGCCATGGCCGGCGCGGTTTTCATCGCACCCTACCTTTTCCTGTCGGCCCTTGGCGGCGAACTGGCCGACAAATACGACAAGTCCATTCTGGCCAGACGGACGAAGGCTATCGAGATAGCCGGTGCGGGCATCGCCGTTGTCGGCATGCTGACGGCGTCTTTGCCAATTCTATTCGCCGCGCTGTTTCTTTTCGGATCTATGTCCGCGCTTTTCAGTCCGGTCAAATACGGTCTGTTGCCCGAGCATCTTGAAAGCGATGAACTGCCGCGCGCGAACGCGTGGATCGAGGCCGGAACCTTTCTGGCCATTCTAACCGGAACGATCACTGCCGGACTGGTCTTTGCGGTTGATGCCCCGTCCCTGATCTTCGCGCCGGCCATGATCCTCCTTGCCTTCTCCTGCTACGGCATGAGCCGGCAGATCCCGCGCTCGGCCGCGGCGTCCCCCGATCTGAAGGTGGATTGGAACCTTTTCACCTCCACCTGGCGCATCCTCGGCGACCTGGCCGGCAACAGGCAGCTGTTCAAGGTAGCCCTGATGAATGCCTGGTTCTGGCTGGTCGGCTCGATAGTCCTCGCCATGCTGCCGTTGATCGTCAAGGATGTTCTGGGCGGCGACGAAAACGCCGTCACCTATTTCCTGACAGTCTTTGCCGTTTCCATCGGCATCGGCTCCGCGCTTGCCGCATGGCTGTCCGCGGGCCGCGTGGTCCTCCTGCCCGCACCGGTCGGCACCTTGCTGATCGCCCTTTTCAGCGCCGACATTGCGTGGACCCTCTCGTCGCTTCCTGAGGCTGCGCCCGCAGCAGGCCTGCTTGAACTCCTGGGCCGCGAGGGCACCGTGCGCCTGACGGTCGACATGGCGGGCCTGGCGATTTCCGGCGCACTTCTGGTGGTCCCGACCTTCACGGCCCTGCAGACCTGGGCGAAGCCGGAGACCCGTGCGCGCCGCATCGCCGGCTCCAATGCCCTCGGCGCAGCCCTCATGGCGCTGGGAGGCATTACCCTGGCGGCCGCCCAGAGAGCCGGTGTCTCCGTCTCCGCAATCATGGCAATGCTCAGCGGTCTGAGTGCGGTGGTCGCCGTTCTCATGCTGAAGGCGCTGCCCACCAACCCGATGCGTGACGCGATTTCCATTCTCTATCGCGCCATCTTCCGGGTCGATATCAAGGGACTTGAAAACCTCGAAAAGGCGGGCGACGCCCCCATCCTGGCCCTCAACCACGTGTCCTATCTGGACGCGGGCCTTGCGCTGACCCTGACGGATCGCAGCCCGACCTTCGCCATCGACTACAACATCGCTCAGCGCTGGTGGGTGCGCCCGTTCCTGACCCTGGCGAACGCCCTGCCGATCAACCCGGCCAAACCGCTCGCCACCCGGTCCCTGATCAAGGTGGTGAGGTCCGGGGAACCCATGGTGATCTTTCCCGAAGGCCGCCTGACCGTCACCGGATCGCTGATGAAGGTCTATGACGGGGCCGCCATGGTCGCCGACAAGACCGGGGCGATGATCGTTCCGATCCGCATCGACGGACTTGAAAAGACGCCCTTTTCCTATCTCAACCCGAACCAGATCCGCAAACGCTTGTTTCCCAAAGTAAAGGTGACCATCATGGAACCCAAACGTCTGGAATTGCCGGAAGACCTGAAGGGACGTAAACGCCGCGCAGCGGCAGGCAGTTCCCTCTACCAGATCATGTCAGAGTTGATGTTCGAAACCAGCCTTGCAGCAGACAAGACCATTGTGGATCAGGTGATTGCCACCGCGAAGGAACGCGGCGGCTCGCAGACCGCTCTTGAAGATCCGCTTTCGGGTCCCATGAGCTATGGCAAGTTGCTGACGGGGGTCTCCGTCCTCGGCCGCAAGATCATGGCGCGCACCAAAGGCGAAGAGACCGTCGGCATCATGCTGCCCAACGCCAACGGTTCGGCGGTCACCGTTCTGGCCACAATGTCCGCGGGCAAGGTGCCGGCCATGCTGAACTTCACCGCCGGTCCGGAAAGTGTGCTGTCGGCCTGCCGCACGGCCAATGTCAGAACCGTGCTGACGTCGCGCACCTTCGTCCGTCAGGCGAAACTGGAGGATCTGACCGAAAAGCTGGCACCGCACGTGAACATCATCTGGCTTGACGAATTGCGCAAGGAGATCGGGCTGTTCGAAAAGCTGCGCGGTGCGCTGACCCGCAACCGTCCCCTGGTGGAGCGGAGCAGCAGCGACACGGCGGTCATCCTGTTCACGTCCGGGTCCGAAGGAACGCCGAAGGGCGTGGTGCTGACACACCGGAACATTCTGGCGAACGCAAACCAGGCAGCTTCGCGGATCGACTTTTCCGCCTCCGACAAGGTATTCAACGTGCTGCCGATGTTCCACTCATTCGGTCTGACAGCCGGCACGATCCTGCCGCTCGTCTCCGGTGTGCCGACATTCCTCTATCCGTCTCCCCTGCACTACCGGATCATTCCGGAGCTGATCTACAGCTCCAATGCAACGATCCTGTTCGGCACGGACACGTTCCTGAACGGCTATGCGCGCGTGGCGCATGCGTATGACTTCCGCTCCCTGCGCTATTGCTTTGCAGGCGCGGAGCCGGTGAAGCAGTCAACCCGCCAAATCTACATGGACCGCTTCGGCGTCCGCGTTCTGGAAGGCTACGGTGTCACCGAAACCGCGCCGGTCATTGCCCTGAACACGCCGATGTTCAGCAAGCCGGGCACGGTCGGCAAACTCATGCCGGGCATGCAGGCACGCCTCGAGCCCGTGCCGGGTGTCGAGGACGGCGGACGGCTGCTTGTCTCCGGTCCCAACGTGATGGTCGGTTATCTGAAGGCGGACAAGCCCGGCGAAATCCAGCCGCTGGCAGACGGCTGGCATGACACGGGTGACATCGTCGCCATTGACGAGGAAGGCTACATCACCATCAAGGGACGGGCCAAACGCTTCGCCAAGATCGGCGGCGAAATGGTCTCGTTGGCGGCCGTCGAGGCGGTCGCCGCCCAGGTCTGGCCGGACAACCTCTCAGCCGTTGCCGCCGTGAAGGATCCGCGCAAGGGCGAGAGGCTGGTTCTGATCACCGACTGCCCCGACGCGACGAGGGACGATTTCCTGAAGGTCGCAAAGGCCCGCGGCGCACAGGATCTGATGATCCCGGCGGAGGTCCGCACGGTCGAAGAGGTTCCCCTGCTCGGCACGGGCAAAATCGACTTTAACGGTGTCACGAGACTGGTCACCGGTGAAGGAACCGTCCCCGACGCCGCCTGA